From Leishmania mexicana MHOM/GT/2001/U1103 complete genome, chromosome 9, a single genomic window includes:
- a CDS encoding putative tyrosine phosphatase: MSVAMEAVHDFYLKENFFTSGVAGTNRKGSNTRTIPAARAAVGQDAVFVSLRGIPPYLYRPFFADFGPLDMSCCVHFARRLCELLRAVTGFDVCTSSASAAAAGAFDSGANSGTTAPAHRKRGGRGQSASASSCSPSSTSAVFTASSSGCPTATTLPVVVCASLDAQERVNTACLVGAFCVLCLGWSAVETWYRGFVDIYPGFLAYRDASQGVSNYPLSLIDVWAGLEQGVALGLVNVHTFDIPAFLEGKQHDYSWVVPRRFLAMSSPQDDKSARTAEVFARRLRPLGVRLVVRLNDNLYNPSPLLRLGIRHVDLPYADGSVPCDAMLLRFLQAVEEHFGESVTPVSLQEWWSVPSSSTATARAGSASKKASSARASHRMPSLQPCSLMHSGTCRGMPEAWTAVPPSALRLPARRPDSAHANGTQGHDTCALAPGDKGAVAVHCLAGLGRTGTMLAVYMMRHYGFTARAVIGWMRLCRPGSITGIQQQYLDAMERRLRPPPHMLVALQLNSAAKLYGASSGGRRFGLPSRRTRSSSPSSSSAISSTSVMTSAAAAAQATRGRDGAVALGGNQLRALPQSPLGKATMDCMRSTAAVTAFQTHGNVVADALPATATAASIVGGHSGRGDSGRTNAMAARAALDVASDIGTFTDLVAWTDLMGLRGTQQQRQQLLMRRFSTSSTATLSLSTNQAGVEALDVVARMPVLGDDNPQNRSTATASLKRGSATAAASDHKASNHPSPRADDYKYASTYFVAMEEAGELPRVYPWSNSSAARGGPRAAHGGGPRGARHLGRPRLSESSIGSDASRAKEARTAPASADSCLRPRHGVTSALQRRRPYTAAAAVSAGPRLYAKRYPTHYERGGAVDSSDTGIHARGDTPPCSDLSEQIQQPPRPRQAATRPRVGWDDQGAHRAQAGHTKADDTAAADLHGDVKLQTPHPPSAPMRSSLQRRDGGVTDLENGPRSSPVLSRSSLTIPATSLPMWGRPMLRT, from the coding sequence ATGTCCGTGGCGATGGAGGCCGTTCATGACTTCTACCTCAAGGAGAACTTCTTCACCAGTGGTGTGGCAGGGACCAACCGCAAAGGTAGCAACACGCGCACCATCCCGGCCGCCAGGGCAGCCGTAGGCCAGGACGCCGTCTTTGTGTCGTTGCGAGGCATCCCGCCCTACCTCTACCGCCCCTTCTTCGCCGACTTTGGTCCGCTGGACatgagctgctgcgtgcACTTCGCGCGGCGCCTctgtgagctgctgcgggcAGTGACGGGATTCGAtgtgtgcacctcctccgcatccgctgctgctgcaggagccTTTGACAGCGGCGCCAACTCAGGGACCACTGCCCCTGCCCACAGAAAGCGGGGTGGAAGAGGACAGTCCGCATCGGCGTCGTCTTGCTCCCCGAGCTCCACCTCGGCGGTCTtcacggcctcctcctccggtTGCCCTACTGCGACCACGCTGCCAGTGGTAGTGTGCGCCAGCCTCGACGCGCAGGAGCGCGTGAATACGGCGTGTCTGGTCGGCGCTTTCTGCGTGTTGTGCCTCGGCTGGTCGGCCGTGGAGACGTGGTATCGCGGCTTCGTCGACATCTACCCCGGCTTTCTCGCCTACCGCGACGCGAGCCAAGGCGTGTCGAACTACCCTCTCTCCTTGATCGACGTGTGGGCCGGGCTCGAGCAGGGCGTGGCCCTCGGACTCGTCAACGTGCACACGTTCGACATTCCGGCCTTCCTGGAAGGCAAGCAGCACGACTACAGCTGGGTGGTCCCTCGTCGATTCCTGGCCATGAGCTCCCCGCAAGACGACAAGTCCGCGCGCACCGCTGAGGTGTtcgcacggcggctgcgcccGTTAGGTGTGCGGCTTGTGGTGCGCCTCAATGACAACCTCTACAACCCGTCGCCTCTTCTACGGCTGGGCATACGACACGTTGACCTGCCATACGCcgacggcagcgtgccgtgcgacgcgatgctgctgcgatTCCTGCAGGCGGTAGAGGAGCACTTTGGTGAATCAGTCACGCCGGTCTCGCTGCAAGAGTGGTGGTCGGTGCCATCGTCGTCCACCGCGACGGCGCGAGCGGGCAGTGCATCCAAGAAAGCTTCCTCAGCTCGTGCTAGCCATCGgatgccgtcgctgcagccatGCTCACTCATGCACTCGGGCACGTGTCGCGGCATGCCGGAGGCGTGGACGGCAGTTCCTCCATCGGCGCTGCGATTACCCGCTCGGCGCCCGGACTCCGCCCACGCGAACGGCACGCAGGGCCACGACACCTGCGCCTTGGCGCCAGGTGACAAGGGTGCTGTAGCGGTGCACTGTCTCGCTGGCCTGGGCCGCACGGGCACCATGCTCGCCGTGTACATGATGCGTCACTACGGCTTCACCGCGCGCGCCGTAATTGGGTGGATGCGACTTTGCCGGCCAGGCAGCATCACCGGCATTCAGCAGCAGTACCTTGACGCGATGGAGCGACgcctgcggccgccgccgcacatgctggtcgcgctgcagctgaacTCGGCAGCCAAGCTGTACGGCGCTTCCAGCGGAGGGAGGCGATTTGGGCTCCCGTcgcgacgcacacgctcgtcgtccccgtcgtcctcgtccgccatctcctccacgtcTGTGATGAcaagcgcggcagccgcagcgcaggcaACGCGCGGAAGGGAcggagcggtggcgctgggcGGAAACCAGCTCCGCGCTTTACCGCAGTCTCCCCTGGGAAAGGCGACAATGGACTGCATGCGCTCGACCGCTGCTGTGACCGCCTTTCAGACACACGGCAACGTCGTTGCGgatgcgctgccggcgacggcgacggcggcgagtaTTGTGGGCGGCCACAGTGGGCGCGGTGATAGTGGCCGCACGAACGCGATGGCCGCTCGAGCAGCGTTGGATGTCGCCAGCGACATCGGCACGTTTACGGACCTGGTGGCGTGGACCGATCTCATGGGACTGCGCGGgacgcagcaacagcggcagcagctgctgatgcgccgcttcagcaccagcagcactgccACACTTTCTCTCAGCACAAACCAGGCAGGTGTGGAAGCCCTCGATGTAGTCGCACGTATGCCCGTTCTCGGAGACGACAATCCGCAGAACAGGAGCACGGCCACGGCGTCACTGAAGCGCGGctctgccactgccgccgccagcgaccACAAGGCTTCCAACCACCCGTCGCCTCGCGCGGATGACTACAAGTACGCCTCGACGTACTTCgtggcgatggaggaggcgggcgaGCTGCCGCGCGTATACCCGTGGTCTAACTCCTCCGCTGCCAGAGGCGGGCCACGGGCAGCCCACGGCGGTGGTCCGCGAGGGGCGCGCCATCTCGGCCGTCCCCGCTTAAGCGAATCCAGTATCGGAAGTGATGCAAGCCGAGCGAAGGAGGctcgcacagcgccagcgtcgGCGGACAGCTGCCTCCGCCCCCGCCATGGTGTCAccagcgcgctgcagcggcggcggccctacacggcggcggcagcggtaaGCGCAGGGCCTCGGCTGTACGCGAAGCGATATCCGACCCATTATgagcgcggtggtgccgtcGACAGCAGTGATACAGGCATCCACGCACGAGGCGACACGCCGCCGTGTTCTGACCTCTCCGAACAGATCCAGCAGCCCCCTCGCCCCCGCCAGGCAGCAACACGCCCGCGAGTTGGGTGGGATGACCAGGGAGCTCATCGCGCACAAGCCGGCCATACAAAGGCTGACGacaccgcagctgcagatCTCCACGGTGACGTCAAGCTACAAACGCCTCACCCACCATCGGCGCCGATGCGCTCCTCTCTGCAACGCAGAGATGGCGGTGTGACAGACCTGGAGAATGGCCCGCGCTCGTCGCCGGTGCTAAGCCGCTCATCACTGACGATCCCTGCAACGTCGCTGCCCATGTGGGGACGTCCAATGCTTCGCACATGA